In Gadus chalcogrammus isolate NIFS_2021 chromosome 23, NIFS_Gcha_1.0, whole genome shotgun sequence, a genomic segment contains:
- the hhatlb gene encoding hedgehog acyltransferase like, b, translated as MGIKAGLPRYELYLYYAVLGLAMLWSASWICEVSSANANRKTLKSSVRPGWYYFGRKKDTADLEWVMWFSTFREHILFALSGHVLFAKICSMLAPQHRSLVYMVYGVLAVWTSMGWAYVGLLLSHCVLLYSVSLVKLPWLCWVTGLSTLATFKCEPFVTWQAGLVEGDFDLRHILFYGGCGFTIMRCVSFSLENCVRREGSYSLLELLQYNFYLPHFFFGPVLTFDKFHVQVNRPVGSRKEGEMWSIGRHALFHLGGIVLVDVLFHFLYILSIPTDMKLLRHLSDWAIVGLAYTNLVYDWVKAAIMFGVINTVSRLDHLDPPKPPKCITTLYVFSETHFDRGINDWLCKYVYNHLGGNHCDVLKELVATLCTYSLTVLWLGPCPVVLLWASLNCLGLNLELWTAKLFSMEPLASFEMAMSAAMSRRIRAIFNTFNFWTIVLYNIVALNSADFAKLVAKRLLLKGFPFTTVAVMFVTYCLIQTIKEWERRQALLDDPDPLPPAPPSPATLFVTTASPAQDTPTAALPIAESGKKKAE; from the exons ATGGGGATCAAAGCGGGGCTCCCCAGGTACGAGCTGTACCTGTACTACGCTGTGCTGGGTCTGGCCATGCTCTGGTCCGCCAGCTGGATCTGTGAGGTGTCCAGCG CCAACGCAAACAGAAAGACATTGAAGTCCAGCGTGCGGCCGGGATGGTACTACTTTGGGAGAAAGAAG GATACTGCCGACCTGGAGTGGGTGATGTGGTTCTCTACGTTCCGGGAGCACATCCTGTTTGCACTGTCGGGTCACGTGCTGTTTGCAAAGATCTGCTCAATGCTGGCTCCACAG caCCGCTCCCTGGTGTACATGGTCTACGGGGTCCTGGCCGTGTGGACCAGTATGGGCTGGGCCTACGTGGGCCTGCTGCTGTCCCACTGCGTGCTTCTCTACAGCGTCTCCCTGGTCAAGCTGCCCTGGCTCTGCTGGGTCACCGGCCTGAGCACACTGGCCACCTTCAAGTGTGAACCCTTTGTGACGTGGCAG GCGGGCTTGGTGGAGGGGGACTTTGACCTGCGCCACATCCTGTTCTACGGCGGCTGTGGCTTCACCATCATGCGCTGTGTGAGCTTCTCCCTGGAAAACTGTGTGAGGAGGGAGGGCAGCTATAGCCTCCTGGAGCTGCTCCAGTACAACTTCTACTTGCCTCACTTCTTCTTTGGCCCCGTCCTCACTTTCGACAAGTTTCATGTTCAG gtgAACAGGCCCGTGGGgagcaggaaggagggggagatgtgGAGCATCGGGCGCCACGCCCTGTTCCACCTGGGGGGCATAGTGCTGGTGGACGTCCTCTTCCACTTCCTATACATCCTGTCCATCCCAACGGACATGAAACTGCTGAGGCACCTCTCCGACTGGGCCATAG TGGGGCTGGCGTACACCAACCTGGTGTATGATTGGGTGAAAGCTGCCATCATGTTCGGGGTCATCAACACAGTCTCCAGACTGGATCACCTCGACCCGCCAAAACCGCCCAAATGCATCACCACGCTCTACGTCTTCTCTGAGAC CCACTTTGACAGAGGCATAAACGATTGGCTGTGCAA GTACGTGTACAACCACCTGGGGGGAAACCACTGCGATGTCCTGAAGGAGCTGGTGGCCACGCTGTGCACCTACAGCCTCACCGTCCTGTGGCTGGGACCCTGCCCGGTGGTGCTGCTCTGGGCGTCCCTCAACTGTCTGGGCCTCAACCTGGAGCTGTGGACCGCCAAGCTCTTCTCCATGGAACCCCTGGCCTCCTTTGAG ATGGCTATGTCTGCGGCCATGTCGCGTCGCATCAGAGCCATCTTCAACACCTTCAACTTCTGGACCATAGTTCTGTACAACATCGTGGCACTGAACAGCGCAGATTTTGCCAAATTGGTAGCCAAGCGTCTCCTTCTGAAAG GCTTCCCCTTCACCACCGTGGCCGTCATGTTCGTCACCTACTGCCTGATTCAGACGATCaaggagtgggagaggagaCAGGCCCTGCTGGATGACCCTGAcccccttcctcctgctcctccttctcctgctacTCTCTTTGTAACCACCGCCAGCCCCGCCCAAGACACGCCCACTGCTGCTCTGCCAATCGCAGAGTCCGGCAAGAAGAAAGCAGAGTAG